TGACCTGTATTCTGTCAACTTCCCTATAAGTGTAACTGTCTTTTAGTTGTCTAAAGGTAAATTCACTGATAAGAATCCTTGTTCCATAATATTTGGTAGCCCCCTCAAGTCGTGAGGCAAGATTGACCCCGTCTCCTATGACGGTATAATCCATCCTTCTCAGGCTGCCGATATTGCCTGCCACAACTTCATCGGTATTAACGCCGATCCCTATGTCAATATTTATCTTGCCTGCTGCCGCCCTTTCGAGATTGAACTTCCTCAGAGCCCTTAACATATCGATTGCCGCCTTAACTGCGTGGTCTGCATCATCCGGGGTTGTGAAGGGGGTCCCGAAAACAGCCATGATGGCATCGCCGATATATTTGTCCAGGATACCGCCATAATTGAAGATACTATCGACCATCCTCGTGAAGTATTCGTTAAGCATACCTACAGTTTCATTGGCGCCGAGTTTTTCAGAGATTGTTGTGAAACTTCTTATATCGGAAAACAGGATTGTTGCAACCTGAGCCTGCCCTCCCAGAATGGAGTCGCCTGTCTCAAGAAGTTTTTCTGCCACCTCTTTGGTCATATAGCGCGCCATGGTGCTCTTTATGCGCTTCTCTTTCGTAATGTCTTCCAGTATAAGCATTGATCCTATGTGCACCTGTTTGATATTGACAAGGGGGACAATCATCAGGTTTATTGATGCCCGGCTCCCGTCGGGAAGAAACAGTTCTGCGTCCATGGCAAGATAGGGTTTTCCGGTTTTTACGAGATTGTCAATATGTTCTATGATCCACTTATTGTTGTCGGAGAAATATTCCTCAGCGGGTTTATCTATAATATACGAGGCCTCTATGTTTAATATTTTTAAAGCAGCCGAATTGCACTTAACGATACATTTTTCCTCATCGAGCGTAATTACCCCGTTGCTTAAACTTTCAAGCATACTCTCGTTATAATTTTTCATGTTCAGAACATCATCGAAAAGCTTTGCATTTTCTATTGATATAGAGGCCTGTGCAGAAAAAGCCCTGAGACGGTTTTCATCTTTTTTTGTAAAAGGCCCGTCCTTTTTGTTCAAAACCTGCACAACGCCGAGGGTTTTCCCTTCCTTGTTCTTAACAGGCATACAGAGGATCGATCTGGTTGTGTATCCTGTCTTTTTATCTACTTCCTGATTGAACCGCGGGTCTTTATATGCATCAGGTATGTTCACCGTTTCGCCTTTTGTGAATACCGACCCCGCGATGCCGAGATGGCTCGGGAAACGGATTTCCCTTATTTCAAGACCCTGTGCAACTTGCGACCATAATTCATTTGTCTTCCCGTCATGTAAAAAAAGTGTGCTACGGTCGGCGTTAAGAATGTCTGTTGTTGTCTCCATTATCTTAACAAGTAAGGGCTGCAACTTGAGCTCTGACGAGATTGCCGATGTAATCTCCAGCAACTGCTTTTCTTCTGCCTTTGCTTTTTGTACCTCCTCGAAAAGCTGCGCATTCTGGAGGGCAGCAGATGCCTGGGATGTAATGGCCTCTAAAAGCGCCAGATCATCTTCCCAAAAATCCCCGTCGTGCTTGTTGAGAAGCTGGATGACGCCTATGATCTCATTATGCTTGGTCTTGATGGGGGCACAAAGGATATTTCTTGTCCTGTAACCGGTTTTTTTGTCTATCTCTTGATTGAACCTCGGGTCTGCGTAGGCATCGTTGATGATGATGGCTTCGCCGCTCTTAAAAACAGCCCCTGCAATACCCATATGATTGGGAAATCTGATCTCGTTTTTCAAATTTCCCTGGGCAATCCTTGAAAAAAGCTCTTCCGTGTTCTTATCATTCAGAAAAAGTGTGCCGCGGTCTGTATTTATTGCCTCGGTGGTAATCGCTATCATCCGGTCAAGAAGGATGTCAAGCTCCAGGGTATCCGAAACTTTTTTCGATACTTCAAGAAGCGCTGTAAGCTTTACAAGCACATCGGTAATTTTAGAAAGAAATCCCTCACGGCTTGTAGTGTCGAGTGTGCTCAGTATGTTTTGTATGTCTGTTTGCTGGAGCCTGCGCTCTAAAAACTTATTTACTATATCAAGGTCTTTTTCCATGAATAAGCCTGTAAAATTGAATTTGAAGTTGCTAAATTCTTGTAACCTAAAACAACTTAATATTATATCCTATTGAAAATAGCGTGTCTATCAATTAAGATAATTCATACGAATAAGCCCGTGTTATATAACAAAGGAGGTACAAGGCATGAAAAAGATTGCAACATGTATTTCAGGAATTATGTTTTTGGCAATGTCCGGCGTACAGCTATCCGGTGCTGTTGAGACAAAGACAGATGCAAACGATGGAAGGGTGCTTTTTGAAAAGAAGTGCAGTGTTTGTCACAACCTTGAAAAATCGACATCAAAAAAGAAAACTCCTGCGGAATGGGAAAAAACGGTTAAACGCATGATAGAATCACGAGGTGCTAAAATTAACGACGAAGAGGCAAAGGTGATCGTAGACTATCTCGCAAAAAATTACGGCAAATAGATGGTTTAGTTTATGGATCACAGATTATCAGGATAAAAACAACAGCGCA
This DNA window, taken from Pseudomonadota bacterium, encodes the following:
- a CDS encoding GAF domain-containing protein, with product MEKDLDIVNKFLERRLQQTDIQNILSTLDTTSREGFLSKITDVLVKLTALLEVSKKVSDTLELDILLDRMIAITTEAINTDRGTLFLNDKNTEELFSRIAQGNLKNEIRFPNHMGIAGAVFKSGEAIIINDAYADPRFNQEIDKKTGYRTRNILCAPIKTKHNEIIGVIQLLNKHDGDFWEDDLALLEAITSQASAALQNAQLFEEVQKAKAEEKQLLEITSAISSELKLQPLLVKIMETTTDILNADRSTLFLHDGKTNELWSQVAQGLEIREIRFPSHLGIAGSVFTKGETVNIPDAYKDPRFNQEVDKKTGYTTRSILCMPVKNKEGKTLGVVQVLNKKDGPFTKKDENRLRAFSAQASISIENAKLFDDVLNMKNYNESMLESLSNGVITLDEEKCIVKCNSAALKILNIEASYIIDKPAEEYFSDNNKWIIEHIDNLVKTGKPYLAMDAELFLPDGSRASINLMIVPLVNIKQVHIGSMLILEDITKEKRIKSTMARYMTKEVAEKLLETGDSILGGQAQVATILFSDIRSFTTISEKLGANETVGMLNEYFTRMVDSIFNYGGILDKYIGDAIMAVFGTPFTTPDDADHAVKAAIDMLRALRKFNLERAAAGKINIDIGIGVNTDEVVAGNIGSLRRMDYTVIGDGVNLASRLEGATKYYGTRILISEFTFRQLKDSYTYREVDRIQVKGKLKPVAVYGILDYHDDESFQNMGEVVKIYNEGIACYREYKWEDSIDRFRKALSLNEGDTLSRFYLERCQYFVKHPPDKEWDGVWVMKEK
- a CDS encoding c-type cytochrome: MKKIATCISGIMFLAMSGVQLSGAVETKTDANDGRVLFEKKCSVCHNLEKSTSKKKTPAEWEKTVKRMIESRGAKINDEEAKVIVDYLAKNYGK